Genomic segment of Paenalkalicoccus suaedae:
AACGACGGTGTCACAAAGTGGCAAGATATACTCAAGTTCTGTAAGCGGCGTTGCTGGATTTAATGCAACAGCCGTTTTAATTCCACTTTGCTTAATAAGCTGAACGTGACGATCTACGTGATCACTTGTTTCGATATGAAAGCTAATTTGATGAACATCAAGATCAATCATTTCCTGAATAAAGTACTCATTGTTCTTTGACATGATATGAACATCGAATTTCATGTTTGTGCGTGTTTTTAATTGTTTGATCGTATCTATGCCGAGTGGCATGCTTGGACTAAAATGACCATCGAGAATATCTACATGTAACAACTCAATCCCTAAGTCACTAATCTCTTTGACTCCAGCTTCTAAATTACAAAGATCTGCACACATGACGGAAGGTGCAATATCCACTTTCTTATTTTGCATTTTTATGCCTCCTTGTGCTTGTTTTTGCTTGTTTAACTTATTATAAGCGCTTCCATTTGATATGTAAAGTCTATATTTGCGCTTTTATGCGTTTTTATTGCGTGTTTCCTCCTAAAAGCACTTAAATTGTGCTAAAATATAGTTAGTTATTATTAGATAAAAGAGGTGTGATAAGCCGTGCTTAAACAGGAACGCCAGCAAAAGATTTTAGAGATATTAGAAGACGAGCATAAAATCATTGCAAGTGATTTAAGCCGAAGATTAACTGTATCAGAGGATACAATACGAAGAGACTTAAAAGAATTAGATAAACAGGGGCTCATCAAACGCGTTCATAGCGGAGCTCTCCGCATCGGACCTCCGGTTGTCGACTTTACAACAAGGCAGCAAATGTCTAATGAGATTAAAGTTAGCCTCGCAAAAAAAGCCATGGAATTAATCCATGACGACATGGTCTTGCTCATTGATGGCGGCACGACAAATCTGCAGTTTGTAAAAAATCTTCCATCAACATTGCGTGCAACCATAATCACTAACAGCCCTCCGATTGCAATGGCACTCGGAGACCGCGAAGATATTGAGGTCATTATGATAGGTGGCACGTTATTTAAACAATCTATGGTCAACCTAGGTATCGACACTGTCGAAGCATTAGATTCTATTCGCGCAGACCTCTATATAATGGGTGTTTATAATATTGACCCTCACATCGGTATTAGCGTACCTAGTATTTCAGAAGCTCTCGTCAAGCGAAAAATGGTGAATATCTCAACAAAAACACTCGCAATGGTAACGTCTGATAAACTCGATACAGTGTCTAATCATATTATTTGTCCAACAAATCAGCTAACGTACCTCGTTACAGAGAACGTAAAGGAATCTGTCCGTAAACTGTATGATAAACAAGATATTTTTGTAGTAGAGTAAAAAAAGAAGCAACCTCCCAAGTGGAGCGGGTTGCTTCTTTTTTATGTAGCTGCTACTAATAATGCTGCCTTCAATGAAAAGCGAGGCAACGGTCTTGCGCCTCGTGCCTCTTCCTCACAAAAAAGAGAAAGATGTCACTACTATTACAAACATCGTAACCGCAGGTGCCCCGTAGCGACGGGCGGACTCCTAGAGGGGAACTCGCGTAGGTGAAAATCCTTTTGCACGGCCCATGGACGGGCAAAATAGTTGAACTAGCGCCTCAGGAAAGACGCCCCATAGCGCAGGGGCACCGGAGGTGACCTCTCTTAACAATGATCTCCCCGGCCTTGTAAACTAAACTGTGTAAGTAAGAGTGCGTACGACTTTTACTTCGCAGTTTAGTTTTTTATTGTTAAGATAAATTCATATGGTTGGAGGAGGATGGGTATGGTGAAAAAGGATCGAAATGCTAAAGCGAGTGAGTTGGCAAAACAGATACTAGAGACGTATGAGCCTGAATCCGTTCAAGATATGCAGGAAGCCCTTAAAGATATCTTTGGTCCAATGTTTGAATCTATGCTAAAAGGCGAGATGAATCACCATCTAGGTTACCAATCTAACAGTAAAGAAGAGAAAGAATCACTAAACAGAAGAAATGGTTATGGGAAAAAGACGCTTCAAACGAGCTCTGGTGAACTGGACATTCAAGTGCCACGTGATCGAGACGGATCATTTGAACCTCTTCTTGTCCCAAAGCGTAAAAAGAATCTCTCTGAGATGGAGGATAAGGTAATCTCGATGTACGCGAGAGGTATGTCACAACGTGATATCTCCTCTACAATTGAGGAGATCTATGGCTTTTCCATCTCTCACGAGATGGTCTCAGACATCACAGACAGTGTGATGCCAGATCTTGAAGAGTGGCAGTTCCGTCCACTTCAAAGCTGTTATTCATTTCTGTTTGTAGACTGTATGTATACCACCATTCGTAACCACCACGAGACGAGAAAGTATGCCGTTTATACGATTCTCGGTTATACACTTGAAGGTAAAAAAGAGATTTTAGGTTTGTGGCTAAATGAAACAGAAAGTAAACACAAATGGATGCAGATCTTCGATGAGATTAAGTCCCGAGGTGTCGAAGACATCTTCTTTATTTCAATGGATGGTGTCAGTGGATTAGAAGAAGGCGCTAAAGCCGTCTTCCCAGAGGTCGTGGTCCAGCGTTGTATTGTTCATTTAATACGCAACTCTGTCCGTTATGTACCTTATAAAGACTATCGTGCTTTCACTAAATCTCTTAAAACCGTTTATGGTGCTCCAAATTTGAAAGCTTGCCGAAAAGCCTTTGATGAGTTTGAGAAGCAATGGACACAATACCCAGGCGCTATTGATGTCTGGAGAAGAAACCTTCAACACGTTGAACAGCTTTTTGATTATGGCAGTGCGATTCGAAGAATCATGTACACCACCAACGCGGTCGAAAGTGTTCACTCCAGCTTTAGAAAAGTCACTAAAAAAGGAGCATTCCCCCATGAGAATGCTTTATTAAAACTACTCTTTTTACGGATTAGAGAATTAGAAGTGAAATGGGCAACTGGCTTCGTTCCTAACTGGGCCCAAGTATTAAATCAGCTATTGATCAATGAAAGCCTACAGACTAGGGCTGCCAAGTACCTGGAGTAAGAAACTTACACAGTTTATTTGACAAACCCGATCTCCCCTGCAAACACCCCCACCATCAAGCAGACACCCTCACTCTTTCCTCCTCACGCACCCCAATCACAACCCGACACACATACACGCCTAACGCCAAAAACGCCACCGAACTCCCGACGTACACCGCCCGAATGCCGAGCCACTCCGCAAGCACCCCAACGCCAAACACCACCACAATTGCCCCGACCGCCTCGATCATCCCGACTAAATTCGTGAACCGCCCCAGTATCTCCACCGGGATCCGCGCTTGATAAAACGTCAAGAATCCAACGTGCGCAAACGTCATCGCAAACGTCAGCACGAAGAATCCGATCGCCGCCACCAAAAACGATTCCGCAAACGCGAACACCAAATACCCCACCGGCGTCACGACTGCTCCGACTCCCATCAACACGCTGACCCGCAACCGCGCGGCGAATCCTGCGTTTACCAGCGACCCAACAACCATGCCGAGACCTGCAATGCCAACTAAAAATCCATATGCCGATTCAGAAAATAACAACACGCTCGTCGCGAACGCGACCTCAAGAGAATCAATTCCAGCTAAAAATACGCCAAACATCCCAAACAGCACGTACACCCAAGTCACATAGCCGTTACTCCGTCCAAACGCGAGCACCGTCCGCAAGTCCTCCTTCACAACAGCAAACGTCACACGTTCAAACACCTCGTCTTCCTTCCGCGGATCTAAATCCGGCAACAGTATGATAATAAACGCCGACACTAGAAGCGCCACCGCATTCACCACGATCGCCGTCTCCGGTGAACTCACCACAAACAGAATTCCCGCAACCGACGGTCCGATGATAAAGCCACTCGATTGAATGAAGTTACGCAACGAATTGAACCGCTGCCTGTTTTCCCCCGGCACAAGCTTGGTCATGTACACGAGCGACGTCGACTCAAAGATCGAGCTCGCCATGTTGATCAAAAACACCAGCACATAAATCACGACCAACGAGTCAACAAACGCCACACATAAAATCAACCCCGCACGCACCACATCCAGTCCAATCATCATCGTCCGCTTATTAAGCCGATCGATAAACGACCCCGCCCACACATCCGTGGCGAGCGACGCCAACGGAATCAGCATATACAAAACTGCCACCGCAAACGGCGAGCCCGTCATCGTAAACACCAAAATGTTCAACGCGAGCAAATACACCCACGCACCAATATTCGAAATCCCAACTCCAACTAACAGTAAAAACGGAGCCTTCCAATTCATGTAGCATCACTCCCGACTAATTCTTCTTACCAAACAAAAAAAGTCCCACCCCCAAGGTTCATTAACCTTGAGGACGAGACTTCGTATGTAAGAAGTTCGCGGTGCCACCCCAGTTTGCGCACGTATCGCCACGGGCGCCTTTTCAAGTACGTCGCGATGCCCCGCGAGTATACTCTATCTCTGTAACGGGAGAACCCGGCGCGCCATCACCCTCCTAGCGAGAGATCCTTCGCACAGCTCAGAGACTTGTTTCCCGCGGCCATCGCATCCCCCATTCCCACCACCAGGAGGTCTCTAACATGCCAGCACCGCCGTACTTTCCTCATCATCGCCAAATAATTAGGATAAGTATAGCAGATCCCAGAACCCCTGCAAACATTCTTTTGGGGAGGAAATGTGGCTGAACTGCTGAAGCCACTGTAACCCACCTTCTATGTAAAAACTCTTTCGCTAATGCCTAAACCCAAGTTAACCCGAAGATCCAGCCGCTACCTCGTCGGTTGTGATTTGCATTTTGTCATAACCTCTTCCCATATTGTCATAACTGTCTACCACATTGTCATAACTGTCTACCACATTGTCATAACCTCACCCTATTTCCGGATTACCTCCACCCTTGAACGGATTACCGCTCCACTACGCGAGCCACCTTCGCACCCACGCATACAACTCCTGCATCACCACAACCGCCACCACAAAGTACACGCCAAACAACAAGTTCCGCACGATCTCTGGATCCCCGCCGCTGTGATAGTCACCCTGCGCGTGCAACCCGACGATCACCACAAATCCGACCAGCAATCCGATAACTCTCGCCCGCGTCACCTTCATAAAATCCCCTCCAATTTACCAGTTAACCCATCATATCACATGACAGAAAATCCAGCAGACCCTCCCCACCTCGCCGACCGGATCTTCATAACCGGCACTTCATTCACTAACTCTCTATATGAAGTAACACCCCTCAACCTAGTAAGAAAAACGGAGCGAACAAAAAGCCAGCCACCACCTCGCGAAGCTCCGTAAGTTCGTGATAACTGAACCTAGTTTTGTGATAACTGAACCGCATTTTGTGATAACTACTCCTGATTTCCGGATAACTCAACCTAATTTTGTGATAACTGACTTCGATTCTGTGATAACTCTTCTACATTTCGTGATAACCGAACCCGATTCTGTGATAACTGTACTCCAATTCCGGATAAGCGCACCCGATTCATTGATAACCACACCACATTTCCAGATATCGTATTTCACCAAGCTTGATTTTTGGAGGAAACCTTACCCTCATTTAAAAACGAGGCAACGAACTCTCGCCTCGTGCTCCTTAACAATAAAGAGGAAGGGTTCATATCCCTTATCAACATCGTAACCGCAGGTGCCCCGCAGTGACGTTTGCGTACTACTAGTGGTAGCCCTTACGCGCAGCGAAAATCCTTTCGAACGGCCATTGGTTTGGCCGTTCGAAATAGTTGAGCTAGCAACCACCTGTAGTTGCAAACGACACGTAGGGGCACCGGAGGTGACCTCTCTCGATTTTCTCATGCACTATTATATAAAGGAAAATTTTCTTACGATAACCGAATAAACCGCAAAAACAAGAAAAATTTCCACCATATCGCTTGATCTTTGCCTGCCTCCCCTTTACACTTAACGTAATTAGTGCTGACTTGGGCATGACCAAGTAGAAAGGAGGGCTTTACTAGATGGATCAACCGGCACACAAAATAACGGACTTCAGTATGGATTTCTTCAATCTGAAGGGAAAGACAGCGATCGTCACAGGTGGCAACTCCGGCATTGGACAAGGCTTCACGCTCGCACTTGCAAAGGCTGGAGCTGACATTTTTATTGTCAGCATGGAGGATGATCCTCTGACAAAGGAGCTTGTTGAAGCGGAAGGTGTTCGCTATCACCTCAAAATTGCCGACATTACAAAGGATGGAGCCTGCCGTGAGATCGTAGAGGAATGCATCGACACGTATGGCAAAGTGGATATCCTCATGAACAATGCTGGCATCAGTATCAACGAACCAGATGTCACGAAGTTCTCTCGATTACAGTGGGACAAAATGGTGTCCGTTAACTTAACCGCGCCATTTGAGCTCTCGCATGAGGTTGCAAAGTATATGATTCCTCAGCGGAGCGGCAAAATTATTAACACGTGCTCCCTATTTTCTTACCTCGGAGGTAAATGGTCTCCGGCATATGCGGCGACAAAGCACGGCCTAGCAGGCTTTACGAAGGCCTATTGCGACGAGCTCGCGGGGTACAACATTCAAGTAAACGGGATCGCGCCTGGCTATTTTGCGACCGATGTTACCGCTGCAACGCGCGCGAATCTCGAGAGCAATCAACGCGTGTTAGACCATATCCCAGCCAATCGTTGGGGAAATATTTTAGATTTGATGGGAGCTGTTGTGTATTTAGCAAGCGACGCATCTAATTACGTCAACGGTACGCTCTTAAACATAGACGGCGGGTATTTAGTCCGCTAGCGAGAAACGCAAGCTACAAACGTGCAAGGAACAAACGTGCAAGCAAGCACTACCATCAAGCACCACCAAACCAAAAGGAGACGATAAAATGAGTACACAGATGATTAACGACCTTATTAGCATGCTATCAGAAGATCAAGTTGAGACAAACGACGAGGCGCTTTACGACGCGTCGGCGGACCGCTACAAAAAATATGCGAAAGCAATGAACAAACTCGATGTGCCAGCACCGATTGCGATTGTGTATCCCCTATCAAAAGAGGATATCTCCGCTATTCTAAAATACTGTAACGAAAACAACATCAACGTGATCCCACGTAGCGGGAAGACAGGTACAGAAGGTGGACTTGAGAACTGGAAGGAAACAAGTCTTGTTGTAGACGGCTCACGCATGAACAACATTATCAAGATTGATTCCTACAACATGCAGGCTACTGTTCAAACAGGCGTTAAGCTACAAACGTTAGAGGACGAGCTTCGTAAGATTGGCTATACAACAGGACACTCTCCTCAGTCGAAGCCAGTAGCACAGTTCGGTGGACTAGTTGCGACGCGTAGTATCGGTCAGTTCTCGACATTATACGGCGCTATCGAAGACATGGTTGTTGGTCTTGAAGCTGTCTTCCCAGACGGGCATATTTCTAAAATCAAAAATGTCCCACGTCGTTCTGGTGGACCGGACATTCGCCACATCGTTATCGGCAACGAGGGCGCGCTTTGCTACGTATCCGAAGTGACCGTGAAGATCTTTAAGTTTTCTCCTGAAAACACGACGTTCCATGGCTATCTACTTGACGATGTAGAAACTGGTATTAAAATCCTACGCGAAGTCATGGTAAATGGCTACCGCCCGTCCGTTGCTCGCGTTTATTCCGAAGAGGATGCGCGCCAGCACTTCGAGCACTTTTATAAGGAAAAATGCGTGCTGATCTTTACAAGCGAAGGGCCGAAGGGCATCGTCGAAGCGACGAATCACGGGATTGAAGAGGCCGTTAAAAAGTTTGAGAGTGGCATCGTGGAGAAGGTTAATCCGAGCGAGATCGAGACATGGTTCAACAACCTTAACTGGGACCAGAGCCGCATCGACCGCGAGATTCAGGACATGCTCGATAAAAAGACGCACGATGGCTTCACGACCGAGATCTCTGCTGATTGGGAAAATGTGGTGCACATCTACAACAACGTTATCAACCGTATTCGCAACGAATTTGACCGTGCGGACGATTTAACGATGCTAGGTGGACACTCTTCTCACAGCTATTTAAACGGAACGAACATGTACTTCGTGTACAACTACGAGATTAACTGTGAGCCTGAAGAAGAATTGATGACGTACCACCACCCAATTCATGAAATCATCATTGAAGAAACGATTAAAATGGGCGGTTCTATGTGTCACCACCACGGAATTGGAAAGTACCGTTCTGAGTGGACGAAGGATGAACACGGCTCTGCTTACTACATGCTAGAGAAGCTCAAAGAAGCATTTGATCCTAACGGGATTATGAACCACGGCACGATTTTCCCGCAGCCGAATGAAATCAAGAAGTATATTCGCAACAAGTAGGAGAGGACGCTTATGACGACTCGATATGTAATGGGGATTGATAACGGTTCACAGAGCACAAAGGTCGCCATCTACGACCTCGACGGACAGGAAGTCGCCTTTGGATCCGCCACGCTTAGAGAGACGCTCACGCCAAAACCTGGCGTGGTCGTCCATCCTGAAGAGGATCTATGGGATAGCGTGAAGGCTGGAATGGATGACTGCCTCTCAAACTTTAACGGAGACAAAAAGGCGATTGAAGCGATCGGTCTATGCACGATCCGTTGCTGTCGCGTACTCTTGCAGGAGGACGGAGAGCTCGCCTCCCCGGTCCAAAGCTGGATGGATGAGCGGCTCTCGAAGCCGTACGAGCATACGGACGATAGCGTTCAGTATGTCACGACCACGTCCGGCTACCTCGGTCTGCGCATGACGGGCGAGCACCGAGATACCGCGGCTAACTGCGAAGTTTACTGGCCATTAGACTGGGAGACGCTCGATTGGTCGACGGATGAGCAGGTTATGAAAGACAACGGTCTGTCGCGCGACATGCTGTTTGACTTAGTGAAGCCCGGAGAGGCGCTCGGCACGTTACGCGCTGAGCTCGCGGAGGAATTCGGCCTGGGTAAGATCCCCGTCGTGGCAACGGCAAACGATAAAGCCGTCGAAGCACTCGGCGCTGGGATTCAGAATCCACAGTCGATTATGATTTCGCTCGGCACGTTTATCTCAGCGATGTCGTCTCACGATCATTACTTTGAAGACGCCAAAACGTTCTTCCCAACGCTCGCGTCCGTTCCACATAAATTCGTTTACGAATCGACTGGAATCAGACGTGGTCTTTGGACCGTTAGCTGGTTTAAGCGGTTGATTGGTGAGGAAATTACGAAGGAAGCGGAGCAAGAAGGCGTCTCTGTCGAGGATATATTGAACCTTCGCGCAGCGGACATCGCTCCTGGTAGCGATGGATTAATTACGATGCTCGATTGGCTCGCATCACCCGACACGCCTTACAGGAAGGGCGTTATGATCGGCTTCGACCAGCGCCATACGCGCTATCACATGTATCGCTCGATTTTAGAAGCTATTGCTTATGAAATGAAAAACAATATTGATGCGATGGCGGACGAAGTTGGTTTAGATCTGCGAGAAGTCGTCGTCATCGGTGGCGGTTCGAAGAGTAACGTGATGATGCAAATCTTATCAGACGTTTTTGGACTTCCCGTCCACCGCCGCAAGGGTAGTAGCGTCGCATGCCTTGGCGCCGCCATTTGTGCCACGACCTATCTAGGCGTTTACGAGGACTTCGATGCCGCGACGAGTTCTCTCGTGCAGAACGACTCTACCTTCGAGACAGATGCCCGGAATCACGCGTTTTACACAAACGTCAACGATTCCGTCGTCAAACACGTGAGACAGCATACCGACAGCATTTTAAAGCGCATGCACCCTATTTTTTCTTAAGAAACATCGAGAACGGGCAGAATAAGGCTACCCTTTGTAGCCTTATTTTTGTATAGTTAATCATTAGAGAGAACGATGCATTCGCTCCATCACAGAAAGGACGGATTGCGCTGTGATTAAAATTGTAACAGACAAATTAACAACCCTCGAAGTAGACGTGCACGAGAAGCTCTCCGAGCTGGTCAAAACGGATCAACGCATGAAAATCGTCGATGCCGCTGACCACTGCGGAGTGTCGCCATCCAAGGTGTCAAAGCTTGTACGAAAGCTCGGGTTTGAAAACTTTAAACAATACAAGACGTACTATAGTGGCGAGAACGTCACGCAACAGCCAGTAAAGCACTCATCCGAAATCGAACGCCTCACCCAGTTTTTAGCTGATTTCGATCATGCACTTGTGGAGGACTTCGTTTCGACGTTTGATCAGTATCAAAAAATCATTTTATTCGGTCTCGGCCCATCCTTCATATGCGCCGAATATTTTGCCTACAAGCTCGCTACCGTATCACAGAAAAATATCACGGTCGCACAAAGCGAGGGCTTCGCCGAACGTATTGCAGATGATCAGACGCTCTTAGTCGTCTTCTCTGTCACCGGCCAGTTCTCCTCGTTCGAGCGACTATTTGCGAACGTCAAACAGCAAGGCACGAGCATCATGCTCTTACTCGAAGAATACGTCAACATCGAAGACACCAATCCCGACTACGTCTTCCACCTATCCAAGTACCACCAAGCATCCGACCTAAAGCCATACGAAAAAACACGCACCAGTTTCTTCATCTTCATCGAAGAAGTCGTAAGCCTCCTGATTCGCAGGCAGCGCGGGGAGATAGGCTAGACAGGTTCTTTTTTGGGAGGAAAATAAAGTAACGGTGACACCCTAGCTTAAGAGGCTTAGGGTGTTGTTTTGTTTTTTGGGGGATTGAGTTGGAGCGATTTCGAGAGTAACCGTAACGCTCTACCCTTACGCTCGAGCGAGAGATCCTAGTTGAATCTGAAGAGCCAGCCACCGCCACGTCGGCAGGAGCTGTATGTAGGTAACTGAGTGGAGGATTTGATTAAATTCGGGTGTGGTTTTTGGATAATGATGCCTCGTTTTCGGATAATGATACTATGTTCTCGGATAATCGAGGCTCCTTTCCGGATAATGATGCCCCGTTTCCGGATAATGTCGCCCCGTTTCCGGATAATGTCGCCCCGTTTCCGGATAATCAAAGCTTCTTTCCGGATAATGATGCCGTGTTTTCGGATAATTGAAGCTCCTTTTCGGATAATGATGCTGTGTTTTCGGATAATCGAAGCTCCTTTTCGGATAATTATGCTTCGTTTTCGGATAATCGAAGCTCTTTTCTGGATAATGTCACCTCGTTTTCGGATAATCGAAGCTCCTTTCCGAATAATAATGCCTCCGTTTTAGATAATCGCACCCTCCACCTAATAAATTCAATACCCTACAAGCATATGAATAAGAGCCACCTATCAAACCAACTACAAAGTTATAGTGTCTTTTAATTTATAGTTGTTTTGGATAATCAGTGCTCTTTTTCGGATAATGATGCTATGTTTTCGGATAATCGAGGCTCCTTTCCGGATAATGATGCCGTGTTTTCGGATAATCAGTGCTCCTTTCCGGATAATGATGCCCCGTTTCCGGATAATCGCATTACCTTTCCGGATAATGTCGCCCCGTTTCCGGATAATCAAAGCTCCTTCCCGGATAACCACACCACCACCCAACCAAAAAACCCCCGCCCAGCACCAAGCTGAACGGGGGTCTCCAAAAAAACGCATTATCCTATATCACCCTAACCTACAACACTAACGCCACGAGCGCTCCGACTAGTCCGATCGCCGCCAGCACGTATACTGGTTTGACTGGCATCTCGCCGTCTCGCTCCATCGCTTTACCAAACATGTAGAACACGATTGGGTGCACGAGGAATGGCATCGAGAAGATGAACGGGATCAGTAATGACGCCTCTGTTCCAAACATTCCCTCCTGAATTGCTGCAAATAATCCGAAGTGGGAGATCGCCGACGCCTGTGCCATCGCCGAGTAATCCATCGCAAGCGAGCTCAAACTCAACAACGACAGTCCACCAAATACCGCAACAATCTGCCAACCGAAGGAGAACTGCATCAGTGCCGTTACTTCCTTACGATCTTCATTATTCGCCTTGCGCAGATTCTTCAGCGCAAGCGCCGTCAGCCCGATTCCGATCGCAACCAGAATCATCGCAGGCCCGATCCATAGCGCGCCTCTCTCAGCACTTACCGCTAGGATAGAAAATACGAAAATGTGGCCAAAAAACGGGATATTAATCATAATTGGGGCACGACTCGCCGCCGTTTTCCCAAAATCACCAGCCGTGCACGCTCCAGTCAAGCCGGAGTGAGACAACGCGCCGGCCATACCAGGCGCTAGGTTACGCGCATTCGCCGTCTTCGCGAAGAACATAATCAGCGCGATACCACCGAACATCCACAGAAGCTGTCCAAAGAATCCGTACACAAGCACCGCGTTAACGCCCGGAATCGCGAACGCCTCGCTAATACGAGAGCCCCCGACCAAGAAGTTCGCCGCAAGCACCACGGGAATCCCCGCAAATAACAGCGCGCGTAGCGTCGGACCAGCCACGTAGTTGTACGCAAGCGCACCGAACGCCGCCGAGATCATCATCGCAAAGAAAATCTGCGGCAGTGCAATCACCGATTCAACCGCTCCAGAAATATGGAACGATCCGAATAACACCACCACAATCCCGATAATCTCGATGATCCCTTTATTCACATACCCCTTCTTATTCACAAAACGAGCCTTATTATTCAATAAGAACGTCGCCAAGAATAAGCCAACCACCGCTAAAAACGGATAGAAGGATTGGAACTCATTGCCCGTCCCTAAAATCGCGCGCATCAGCGTCTGAATTCCGAGCAATAGTAAGAACGCTCGTAAGATAAAGAAGAACTGCGTTCGTGTCGTACCAGCCACCGGCTTTTCGCCCGAATAATCGACGATATCGTCCGCTTCCTCCTCCAATGACTTTTTGGAGAGGATCTTACGCAGCTCCTGTCCCCCAACGAAGAACGAGACAACAAGCGCAATAATCGTCGTCCCCGCCATCAAATCGATGAATGGCAAATTCGCCAGCCCAGGCGTCGAGATGCCTGTAAACTCAAGTAAAAATCCAGAGCCAAGCCCCAAGATCACGACAATGAGTATGGGCGAAAATCGAGACCCAGCCACCACTAAACGTGAAATCAACACAATCGGCACTAAAAATAACAGAATAGCAAAAAATTGACCAACAACATCTAAACCAGTAATCGCATCAGACATGTATTCAGAAACTCCCTTTCTCATTTAACACTCAACTATTAACTATATAATAAAAGAAGTTTCGACACAATTCATCACCTGTGCCTCACACAAAAAAGATGTGGCGAAATCGGTAAAACCACCCTATTCTTGAGTTATGTTCCGCATCCTGCATTTATGTTCCTAATTCTGAATTTATGTTCCGCATTTCAAAGTTATGGACTTCGTGCCAAAACCTTACTAAGTTATGTACAGCCTCCTACTTTTAAATGCCCGCTCTGTACATAGAAAATTCCTGTAGCATGTATATAATATTCCTACTTCATAAACACCATTCTCATAAATGAGCAATTAGACCTGGTTAACTATAACTAAAAAAGCTACAATATAGTTAACCATACATAGATGAAGGGGATGTCCAAACTGTTATTTTTAAGCTTTTTTAAAAAGAAAAAACCAGCAGCCACGAAACCAAAGACCACGTCACCTACCGTTACAAAGCCTAAAAAATCGAACGAAGAGATCGCTAAACGCAAAGGAGAACTAGGAGAATACAAAATTGATATTCAATTGGATCAGTTGCCTAAGGAGTACCGTCACCTAAGCGATCTCATGCTACATAACCCCAAAGCTAAATCAGACTATTCCCAAATCGATCATGTCGTGATCACGCCTTACGGGATTTT
This window contains:
- a CDS encoding SDR family NAD(P)-dependent oxidoreductase, whose amino-acid sequence is MDQPAHKITDFSMDFFNLKGKTAIVTGGNSGIGQGFTLALAKAGADIFIVSMEDDPLTKELVEAEGVRYHLKIADITKDGACREIVEECIDTYGKVDILMNNAGISINEPDVTKFSRLQWDKMVSVNLTAPFELSHEVAKYMIPQRSGKIINTCSLFSYLGGKWSPAYAATKHGLAGFTKAYCDELAGYNIQVNGIAPGYFATDVTAATRANLESNQRVLDHIPANRWGNILDLMGAVVYLASDASNYVNGTLLNIDGGYLVR
- a CDS encoding MFS transporter; this encodes MNWKAPFLLLVGVGISNIGAWVYLLALNILVFTMTGSPFAVAVLYMLIPLASLATDVWAGSFIDRLNKRTMMIGLDVVRAGLILCVAFVDSLVVIYVLVFLINMASSIFESTSLVYMTKLVPGENRQRFNSLRNFIQSSGFIIGPSVAGILFVVSSPETAIVVNAVALLVSAFIIILLPDLDPRKEDEVFERVTFAVVKEDLRTVLAFGRSNGYVTWVYVLFGMFGVFLAGIDSLEVAFATSVLLFSESAYGFLVGIAGLGMVVGSLVNAGFAARLRVSVLMGVGAVVTPVGYLVFAFAESFLVAAIGFFVLTFAMTFAHVGFLTFYQARIPVEILGRFTNLVGMIEAVGAIVVVFGVGVLAEWLGIRAVYVGSSVAFLALGVYVCRVVIGVREEERVRVSA
- a CDS encoding DeoR/GlpR family DNA-binding transcription regulator, encoding MLKQERQQKILEILEDEHKIIASDLSRRLTVSEDTIRRDLKELDKQGLIKRVHSGALRIGPPVVDFTTRQQMSNEIKVSLAKKAMELIHDDMVLLIDGGTTNLQFVKNLPSTLRATIITNSPPIAMALGDREDIEVIMIGGTLFKQSMVNLGIDTVEALDSIRADLYIMGVYNIDPHIGISVPSISEALVKRKMVNISTKTLAMVTSDKLDTVSNHIICPTNQLTYLVTENVKESVRKLYDKQDIFVVE
- a CDS encoding IS256 family transposase produces the protein MGMVKKDRNAKASELAKQILETYEPESVQDMQEALKDIFGPMFESMLKGEMNHHLGYQSNSKEEKESLNRRNGYGKKTLQTSSGELDIQVPRDRDGSFEPLLVPKRKKNLSEMEDKVISMYARGMSQRDISSTIEEIYGFSISHEMVSDITDSVMPDLEEWQFRPLQSCYSFLFVDCMYTTIRNHHETRKYAVYTILGYTLEGKKEILGLWLNETESKHKWMQIFDEIKSRGVEDIFFISMDGVSGLEEGAKAVFPEVVVQRCIVHLIRNSVRYVPYKDYRAFTKSLKTVYGAPNLKACRKAFDEFEKQWTQYPGAIDVWRRNLQHVEQLFDYGSAIRRIMYTTNAVESVHSSFRKVTKKGAFPHENALLKLLFLRIRELEVKWATGFVPNWAQVLNQLLINESLQTRAAKYLE
- a CDS encoding ribulose-phosphate 3-epimerase, whose translation is MQNKKVDIAPSVMCADLCNLEAGVKEISDLGIELLHVDILDGHFSPSMPLGIDTIKQLKTRTNMKFDVHIMSKNNEYFIQEMIDLDVHQISFHIETSDHVDRHVQLIKQSGIKTAVALNPATPLTELEYILPLCDTVVLMLINPGFATNKNEKQVPYAVQKVKDLKKMIDEKGLQTQIEVDGRVSFDTIPELVHAGADILVAGSTSLFSSKQSLSENKKEMEEQIKKGLFEEVK